Proteins from one Vespula vulgaris chromosome 23, iyVesVulg1.1, whole genome shotgun sequence genomic window:
- the LOC127071827 gene encoding uncharacterized protein LOC127071827 isoform X1 — translation MAAGSAVAMIGANLRFGIGASGNVTSNATKVFQCHPGGVAEATVIFSLGALGMGANIILMSLILVKRQLRRWSQGLLFHQAMVDCARAAILLPLGSSILNCQPVNKCSLVETAFLLLVTVSTVNMLTTVLNDSPIFPESDEEVELTAPLLMDSPQCVLFGTFMIWFASITINLGPTFLSGALAANTESGHNAPSCPLVHGPFRHYILNVLWIVINIICVALTLFHLRKLHRDLTKANIEAVRVADLVTTLVHVTGAHQRGSSTVPCEDDTNDARTPVTPKRSNALEEYRKMRNYLRRMEQEGVQRVKMFLVITAAYVIFWGPLFFVTLVHHPIIGNAIGYEVTLHIAYVHAFVNPTLFLTLHKGLRQGMSDVCCTCCESIARWILGTTANNTIQSVQPPRYEPPLNVPSPPDPPLVQPISTAACDLTDVALLKPPLPPNAKHLVVEDQVPPDPWSLISRPKSTSSLYEEELSRRPSLLLPPPPQLNDLQMTSPTSSDLPSE, via the exons gcTCAGCGGTGGCAATGATAGGAGCAAATTTAAGGTTTGGCATCGGTGCCTCCGGAAACGTAACATCCAACGCCACCAAAGTATTTCAGTGTCATCCCGGTGGTGTTGCTGAAGCAACTGTTATATTCAGTCTTGGTGCCCTTGGAATGGGTGCTAATATCATACTTATGTCATTGATACTAGTGAAACGACAGTTACGAag ATGGTCTCAGGGCTTATTATTTCATCAAGCTATGGTGGATTGTGCAAGAGCTGCAATTTTACTACCCCTGGGCTCGAGTATTTTGAATTGTCAGCCAGTTAACAAATGCTCTCTAGTCGAAACAGCTTTCCTACTACTTGTAACAGTTTCAACAGTGAATATGCTTACAACTGTGTTAAATGATAGTCCCATATTCCCTGAGAGCGATGAGGAAGTTGAGTTAACCGCTCCTTTACTTATGGATTCACCGCAG TGTGTACTATTTGGTACCTTTATGATATGGTTCGCTAGCATAACCATAAATCTTGGTCCGACGTTTCTAAGCGGTGCACTGGCAGCCAACACAGAAAGTGGACACAATGCACCGAGCTGTCCACTGGTGCATGGTCCCTTTCGTCACTACATTCTCAACGTTCTTTGGATCGTCATAAATATAATCTGTGTGGCACTCACACTTTTTCATTTACGAAAACTACACAGAGACTTGACAAAAGCTAATATAGAAGCG gtTCGTGTAGCTGATCTTGTTACTACATTGGTCCACGTCACTGGTGCTCACCAAAGAGGATCGAGTACCGTTCCTTGTGAAGATGACACGAACGATGCTCGAACTCCAGTGACACCAAAA agAAGCAATGCTCTGGAGGAGTACAGAAAGATGAGAAATTATTTGAGAAGAATGGAACAGGAGGGTGTGCAAAGGGTAAAAATGTTCCTGGTTATTACTGCAGCGTACGTGATATTTTGGGGACCACTATTTTTCGTCACGCTAGTGCATCATCCTATCATAGGAAACGCGATTGGTTAtgag GTCACTTTGCACATAGCTTATGTGCATGCCTTCGTCAATCCAACCCTTTTTTTGACCTTACATAAAGGTCTAAGACAAGGAATGTCGGATGTCTGTTGTACCTGTTGCGAGAGCATAGCTCGGTGGATTTTAGGTACTACAGCAAATAATACTATCCAAAGTGTACAACCACCAAGATATGAACCACCATTGAACGTACCATCTCCACCGGATCCACCCTTAGTACAGCCTATATCAACAGCTGCTTGCGATCTCACTGATGTTGCACTTTTGAAACCACCTTTACCACCTAACGCTAAACATCTAGTCGTT GAGGATCAAGTTCCACCAGATCCATGGAGTTTAATTTCAAGACCGAAAAGTACGTCGAGTCTTTATGAGGAAGAATTATCAAGAAGACCTAGTCTTTtgttaccaccaccaccacaacTGAATGATCTACAAATGACGAGTCCTACTAGCAGCGATCTACCCAGTGAATAA
- the LOC127071827 gene encoding uncharacterized protein LOC127071827 isoform X3, with amino-acid sequence MAAGSAVAMIGANLRFGIGASGNVTSNATKVFQCHPGGVAEATVIFSLGALGMGANIILMSLILVKRQLRRWSQGLLFHQAMVDCARAAILLPLGSSILNCQPVNKCSLVETAFLLLVTVSTVNMLTTVLNDSPIFPESDEEVELTAPLLMDSPQCVLFGTFMIWFASITINLGPTFLSGALAANTESGHNAPSCPLVHGPFRHYILNVLWIVINIICVALTLFHLRKLHRDLTKANIEARSNALEEYRKMRNYLRRMEQEGVQRVKMFLVITAAYVIFWGPLFFVTLVHHPIIGNAIGYEVTLHIAYVHAFVNPTLFLTLHKGLRQGMSDVCCTCCESIARWILGTTANNTIQSVQPPRYEPPLNVPSPPDPPLVQPISTAACDLTDVALLKPPLPPNAKHLVVEDQVPPDPWSLISRPKSTSSLYEEELSRRPSLLLPPPPQLNDLQMTSPTSSDLPSE; translated from the exons gcTCAGCGGTGGCAATGATAGGAGCAAATTTAAGGTTTGGCATCGGTGCCTCCGGAAACGTAACATCCAACGCCACCAAAGTATTTCAGTGTCATCCCGGTGGTGTTGCTGAAGCAACTGTTATATTCAGTCTTGGTGCCCTTGGAATGGGTGCTAATATCATACTTATGTCATTGATACTAGTGAAACGACAGTTACGAag ATGGTCTCAGGGCTTATTATTTCATCAAGCTATGGTGGATTGTGCAAGAGCTGCAATTTTACTACCCCTGGGCTCGAGTATTTTGAATTGTCAGCCAGTTAACAAATGCTCTCTAGTCGAAACAGCTTTCCTACTACTTGTAACAGTTTCAACAGTGAATATGCTTACAACTGTGTTAAATGATAGTCCCATATTCCCTGAGAGCGATGAGGAAGTTGAGTTAACCGCTCCTTTACTTATGGATTCACCGCAG TGTGTACTATTTGGTACCTTTATGATATGGTTCGCTAGCATAACCATAAATCTTGGTCCGACGTTTCTAAGCGGTGCACTGGCAGCCAACACAGAAAGTGGACACAATGCACCGAGCTGTCCACTGGTGCATGGTCCCTTTCGTCACTACATTCTCAACGTTCTTTGGATCGTCATAAATATAATCTGTGTGGCACTCACACTTTTTCATTTACGAAAACTACACAGAGACTTGACAAAAGCTAATATAGAAGCG agAAGCAATGCTCTGGAGGAGTACAGAAAGATGAGAAATTATTTGAGAAGAATGGAACAGGAGGGTGTGCAAAGGGTAAAAATGTTCCTGGTTATTACTGCAGCGTACGTGATATTTTGGGGACCACTATTTTTCGTCACGCTAGTGCATCATCCTATCATAGGAAACGCGATTGGTTAtgag GTCACTTTGCACATAGCTTATGTGCATGCCTTCGTCAATCCAACCCTTTTTTTGACCTTACATAAAGGTCTAAGACAAGGAATGTCGGATGTCTGTTGTACCTGTTGCGAGAGCATAGCTCGGTGGATTTTAGGTACTACAGCAAATAATACTATCCAAAGTGTACAACCACCAAGATATGAACCACCATTGAACGTACCATCTCCACCGGATCCACCCTTAGTACAGCCTATATCAACAGCTGCTTGCGATCTCACTGATGTTGCACTTTTGAAACCACCTTTACCACCTAACGCTAAACATCTAGTCGTT GAGGATCAAGTTCCACCAGATCCATGGAGTTTAATTTCAAGACCGAAAAGTACGTCGAGTCTTTATGAGGAAGAATTATCAAGAAGACCTAGTCTTTtgttaccaccaccaccacaacTGAATGATCTACAAATGACGAGTCCTACTAGCAGCGATCTACCCAGTGAATAA
- the LOC127071827 gene encoding uncharacterized protein LOC127071827 isoform X2, giving the protein MIGANLRFGIGASGNVTSNATKVFQCHPGGVAEATVIFSLGALGMGANIILMSLILVKRQLRRWSQGLLFHQAMVDCARAAILLPLGSSILNCQPVNKCSLVETAFLLLVTVSTVNMLTTVLNDSPIFPESDEEVELTAPLLMDSPQCVLFGTFMIWFASITINLGPTFLSGALAANTESGHNAPSCPLVHGPFRHYILNVLWIVINIICVALTLFHLRKLHRDLTKANIEAVRVADLVTTLVHVTGAHQRGSSTVPCEDDTNDARTPVTPKRSNALEEYRKMRNYLRRMEQEGVQRVKMFLVITAAYVIFWGPLFFVTLVHHPIIGNAIGYEVTLHIAYVHAFVNPTLFLTLHKGLRQGMSDVCCTCCESIARWILGTTANNTIQSVQPPRYEPPLNVPSPPDPPLVQPISTAACDLTDVALLKPPLPPNAKHLVVEDQVPPDPWSLISRPKSTSSLYEEELSRRPSLLLPPPPQLNDLQMTSPTSSDLPSE; this is encoded by the exons ATGATAGGAGCAAATTTAAGGTTTGGCATCGGTGCCTCCGGAAACGTAACATCCAACGCCACCAAAGTATTTCAGTGTCATCCCGGTGGTGTTGCTGAAGCAACTGTTATATTCAGTCTTGGTGCCCTTGGAATGGGTGCTAATATCATACTTATGTCATTGATACTAGTGAAACGACAGTTACGAag ATGGTCTCAGGGCTTATTATTTCATCAAGCTATGGTGGATTGTGCAAGAGCTGCAATTTTACTACCCCTGGGCTCGAGTATTTTGAATTGTCAGCCAGTTAACAAATGCTCTCTAGTCGAAACAGCTTTCCTACTACTTGTAACAGTTTCAACAGTGAATATGCTTACAACTGTGTTAAATGATAGTCCCATATTCCCTGAGAGCGATGAGGAAGTTGAGTTAACCGCTCCTTTACTTATGGATTCACCGCAG TGTGTACTATTTGGTACCTTTATGATATGGTTCGCTAGCATAACCATAAATCTTGGTCCGACGTTTCTAAGCGGTGCACTGGCAGCCAACACAGAAAGTGGACACAATGCACCGAGCTGTCCACTGGTGCATGGTCCCTTTCGTCACTACATTCTCAACGTTCTTTGGATCGTCATAAATATAATCTGTGTGGCACTCACACTTTTTCATTTACGAAAACTACACAGAGACTTGACAAAAGCTAATATAGAAGCG gtTCGTGTAGCTGATCTTGTTACTACATTGGTCCACGTCACTGGTGCTCACCAAAGAGGATCGAGTACCGTTCCTTGTGAAGATGACACGAACGATGCTCGAACTCCAGTGACACCAAAA agAAGCAATGCTCTGGAGGAGTACAGAAAGATGAGAAATTATTTGAGAAGAATGGAACAGGAGGGTGTGCAAAGGGTAAAAATGTTCCTGGTTATTACTGCAGCGTACGTGATATTTTGGGGACCACTATTTTTCGTCACGCTAGTGCATCATCCTATCATAGGAAACGCGATTGGTTAtgag GTCACTTTGCACATAGCTTATGTGCATGCCTTCGTCAATCCAACCCTTTTTTTGACCTTACATAAAGGTCTAAGACAAGGAATGTCGGATGTCTGTTGTACCTGTTGCGAGAGCATAGCTCGGTGGATTTTAGGTACTACAGCAAATAATACTATCCAAAGTGTACAACCACCAAGATATGAACCACCATTGAACGTACCATCTCCACCGGATCCACCCTTAGTACAGCCTATATCAACAGCTGCTTGCGATCTCACTGATGTTGCACTTTTGAAACCACCTTTACCACCTAACGCTAAACATCTAGTCGTT GAGGATCAAGTTCCACCAGATCCATGGAGTTTAATTTCAAGACCGAAAAGTACGTCGAGTCTTTATGAGGAAGAATTATCAAGAAGACCTAGTCTTTtgttaccaccaccaccacaacTGAATGATCTACAAATGACGAGTCCTACTAGCAGCGATCTACCCAGTGAATAA
- the LOC127071827 gene encoding uncharacterized protein LOC127071827 isoform X4: MAAGSAVAMIGANLRFGIGASGNVTSNATKVFQCHPGGVAEATVIFSLGALGMGANIILMSLILVKRQLRRWSQGLLFHQAMVDCARAAILLPLGSSILNCQPVNKCSLVETAFLLLVTVSTVNMLTTVLNDSPIFPESDEEVELTAPLLMDSPQCVLFGTFMIWFASITINLGPTFLSGALAANTESGHNAPSCPLVHGPFRHYILNVLWIVINIICVALTLFHLRKLHRDLTKANIEAVRVADLVTTLVHVTGAHQRGSSTVPCEDDTNDARTPVTPKRSNALEEYRKMRNYLRRMEQEGVQRVKMFLVITAAYVIFWGPLFFVTLVHHPIIGNAIGYEVTLHIAYVHAFVNPTLFLTLHKGLRQGMSDVCCTCCESIARWILGGSSSTRSMEFNFKTEKYVESL, translated from the exons gcTCAGCGGTGGCAATGATAGGAGCAAATTTAAGGTTTGGCATCGGTGCCTCCGGAAACGTAACATCCAACGCCACCAAAGTATTTCAGTGTCATCCCGGTGGTGTTGCTGAAGCAACTGTTATATTCAGTCTTGGTGCCCTTGGAATGGGTGCTAATATCATACTTATGTCATTGATACTAGTGAAACGACAGTTACGAag ATGGTCTCAGGGCTTATTATTTCATCAAGCTATGGTGGATTGTGCAAGAGCTGCAATTTTACTACCCCTGGGCTCGAGTATTTTGAATTGTCAGCCAGTTAACAAATGCTCTCTAGTCGAAACAGCTTTCCTACTACTTGTAACAGTTTCAACAGTGAATATGCTTACAACTGTGTTAAATGATAGTCCCATATTCCCTGAGAGCGATGAGGAAGTTGAGTTAACCGCTCCTTTACTTATGGATTCACCGCAG TGTGTACTATTTGGTACCTTTATGATATGGTTCGCTAGCATAACCATAAATCTTGGTCCGACGTTTCTAAGCGGTGCACTGGCAGCCAACACAGAAAGTGGACACAATGCACCGAGCTGTCCACTGGTGCATGGTCCCTTTCGTCACTACATTCTCAACGTTCTTTGGATCGTCATAAATATAATCTGTGTGGCACTCACACTTTTTCATTTACGAAAACTACACAGAGACTTGACAAAAGCTAATATAGAAGCG gtTCGTGTAGCTGATCTTGTTACTACATTGGTCCACGTCACTGGTGCTCACCAAAGAGGATCGAGTACCGTTCCTTGTGAAGATGACACGAACGATGCTCGAACTCCAGTGACACCAAAA agAAGCAATGCTCTGGAGGAGTACAGAAAGATGAGAAATTATTTGAGAAGAATGGAACAGGAGGGTGTGCAAAGGGTAAAAATGTTCCTGGTTATTACTGCAGCGTACGTGATATTTTGGGGACCACTATTTTTCGTCACGCTAGTGCATCATCCTATCATAGGAAACGCGATTGGTTAtgag GTCACTTTGCACATAGCTTATGTGCATGCCTTCGTCAATCCAACCCTTTTTTTGACCTTACATAAAGGTCTAAGACAAGGAATGTCGGATGTCTGTTGTACCTGTTGCGAGAGCATAGCTCGGTGGATTTTAG GAGGATCAAGTTCCACCAGATCCATGGAGTTTAATTTCAAGACCGAAAAGTACGTCGAGTCTTTATGA